In the genome of Ursus arctos isolate Adak ecotype North America unplaced genomic scaffold, UrsArc2.0 scaffold_22, whole genome shotgun sequence, the window caacacctagttaccccatcccgaaacccccctcccttctgtaaccttcagttCTGTAACatagagtccagagtctctcatggttgtctccctctctgatttcttcctattcagttttccctcccttaccctgTGGTCCTCTACTCTATACAttatgttctacatatgagtgaaaccatatggtaactGTCTTTCgatgcttgacttattttacttagcataatccactccagttccatccatgtcgatgcaaacgGTGGGTATTCATCCATTCtgattgctgaataatattcgattgtatatatggaccacatctttatccgtcCGTATCACAAGATGACTTTGTGCTAATATGCTATGATCCCAGATCAGTGGCAGTGGGGTTGGTTGTGATCCCATGACCTTTGACTCGGGGATCTTTTCCACAACATCCTTGAATAACCCTGTCCCTGATCTGCTTGGTTCTAACTCCATAGATGATGGGGTTGAGCATGGGAGGTACCAGTAGATAGATATTAGCAAACATGATATGTACCACTCGAGGCACATGATGTCCAAAGCGGTGGGTGAGGAAGGTAAAGAGGGCTGGGATATAAAGAGCTAAGATGACACAGATATGGGAAGCACATGTGCCAAAAGCTTTGAGCCGGGCTTCATCAGAGGGCAACCTCAGAACAGTTCTCAGAATCATCACATAGGATATACTGATGACAATGATATCAAAACCAGCCACAGAGAAGGCCCCAGAGAGCCCATATGCACGATTGACTCTAGTATCTGCACACACCAGCTTCAGCACAGCCATGTGCTCACAGTAGGACTGGGGAATGACGTGGTTGGGGCAGAAGGGCATCCTGGAGACCATGAAGCAGAAGGGACTCACCCACAGCAACCCTCTCATCATCACTGCCGCTCCCAGTTTCCCCACCATAGCTGGGGTCAGGATAGTAGAGTGGTGGAGTGGGAAGCAGATAGCCACGTAACGGTCCAAGGCCATAGCCATGAGTAGCCCAGACTCCACAGAAGAAAAGGCGTGGATGAAGAACACCTGGATGAGGCAGGCATGGTATTCAATCTCATGAGCATGAAACCAGAGTATAGCCAGCATTTTAGGTtgggtggaagaggagagggtcAGATCAGTGATAGCCAGCATGGCTAGAAAGAGGTACATGGGCTCATGCAGAGTGTGGTCAGTTCAGACTATATGAAGGACAATGATATTGCCAACTATAGCCACAAGATACATGGCACAGAGAGGAAAGGCAATCCAAAAGTGGTAATTCTCAAGTCCTGGGATCCCAAGTAGGATGAAGAATAGAGGATGTGAAGAGGTATTTCCTGAGGCCAGCATCACAGAATGGTTAACTTGTTCGCCATTGTAATCTACTCTCTGTAGGTGATAATAATCAAgtaattgttactattttttacattttgaaaggtTCAACTGAATAATAGGGCAATTGGGCTTAACAGTAAACTGGAAGAATTTCAACTGTTTTAATAAATAGATTTTTGCACATAAAGTGATGTTACTCTTTATTCCTCATTCATATTTATGTCATTCAAAATGGAATCAAAGCATACTAGCTGCAAGTGTGATTTTTGTTGAAGAATCAATATTTTCCTTGAAAGTAGAATCTGCTAAGGGAAAACTATCCTGACAAATAATGTCAGTAATAGTCATTCTTGCCTTCCTATCCTTCAGAACTAACTGACTTGTTTAACCTTTCCCATAGGTTCTTTCCAGCCCTTCGTTTAATCCACTTAGGCAGCTTTTCAGGGTAGgaagccagtttggaaaacactttggctTAAAGGCTCATAGCAAGGTATGTATTGATGTTGAGTTAGCTTCGCCTTTAGGAGTAACAGGAGAATTTGGGCTGGAGGATAACGGACTGATGTTTGTACACCTGTAATTAAAGCTATTATCTTTAGTGAATGTCCTCCTAGGTTagagatcagcaaacttttttctgTAACAGGTCAGATTatacatattttaggctttgtgggctatACATCCTCTGTTGCACTACTCAGTTTCACCCCTGTAGCCTGAGAGCAGCCACAGTCAATACAGAAATGTGTGGTGTGGCTGAATGCCAATACAATTATGTTTATAATAACAGTCTGGAAGCTGGATTTGGTCTGCAGGCGATAGTTTTCTAAATCCTGTCCTGATGGTAAATTTTCATGAGGTGAACCCTGAACAGTGCACCATGCCTAGCACCTATGTGCTTGGCACAGAATAGTGGTTTAATAAACATTTCCTGGagcaaataacaaataaatgacaTTGTTCGGTGGAAAAGGACTTTGTAATTGCTTAGCCATGTCTTAACATCGTTGGAGAAACCTTTTAGACACCACTTTGGTTCCATGGCCACAAGAGAGTTATTCATAATTCTCATGCTGGAGTTGGCTTGTGCTGGCCCGTGAAAGACCTGAATGCCCTCCTCTGCCTATACTTGCTTTACATGGTCGATCTTGTTGGATCCCTCTGG includes:
- the LOC125282510 gene encoding olfactory receptor 52R1-like, with product MSPCTSSSTQPKMLAILWFHAHEIEYHACLIQVFFIHAFSSVESGLLMAMALDRYVAICFPLHHSTILTPAMVGKLGAAVMMRGLLWVSPFCFMVSRMPFCPNHVIPQSYCEHMAVLKLVCADTRVNRAYGLSGAFSVAGFDIIVISISYVMILRTVLRLPSDEARLKAFGTCASHICVILALYIPALFTFLTHRFGHHVPRVVHIMFANIYLLVPPMLNPIIYGVRTKQIRDRVIQGCCGKDPRVKGHGITTNPTATDLGS